TAGCTCGTCGTTCCCACTGCGGTGACCGCGGTGTTGCTCGCGCTATTGTTTTGGCCGGTGCTGACGGGAGTTACTCCCGGTGTCAGTGTAAGAAGTTGCGTAAAGTTGCGGCCATTGAGCGGAAGGTTATTGACGGCTTTTTCGTCGATCACGGTGCCAAGCTGCGCGGTTGAACTCTCTACCTGCGCTCCGGTCGCCTCGACGGTAATGGTGTCGGTCACGCTTCCGGTTCGAAGCTCGGTATTGATGGTCACCGCCTGGGCGACACCTACGTCAAAAGCCGCCACCGTCTGCGTCTGAAACGATGCGGCGGTGAAGGTGAGGGTGTAGCGAGCGGGCGGAATCGCCGTGAAGACATAGGCGCCTGAATCGTTGGTCACACTCTCACGGAGAACGTTTGTCTCAACGTTCCTCAGAACGACTCGGGCGCCTGGCAATGACGCGCCGGTGGGGTCGGTGACGTTTCCGTTCACCGAGGAGGAAGAGCTTTGCGCCCTGGCAAGGGCGGCGCTGATGAGAAGGATGGCTCCGCAAAATGCTGCCAAAAGTCTCTTGCGGGGTGATGTGCGTCGGCTCAGTGCTGCAATGGCTTGCATAGGCATGCCTCGCTACCTGGGAATCGATCTGCTTTGAAGCGGGGCGAATCCTACAAAGCTGTTAAAAAGCCTGTCAAGGAAATTTTTTACTGATGGTGAAAAGTTTTCACTGATTAAAACGTTTGAATGGGAGAGAGACGCCACAAACGTGAAAGAGCCCGGCGGATAGCCGGGCTCTGAGACATCAGATATTTCCGCTACTTCTTACGCGCTATGACCTTCAGGTACTGGTTTTTCACCAGCGTGTGGATATCGGACTCAACAGCAACATTCGCGTCCGACCACAGTGTCACCAGGTCGCTATAAAGCGCTTCCTGTCCCGCTCCGTCCAGCTTGCTGAAAGCCACCTTGGTTGGACCAAAATAATTCCGGAAGAAGTCGACCGCGCCAGCCGGGCTTACCCGCATGTCGAAGTCGATGGGGACAAGTTCAGTCTCAATATCGGTGAAGTAAGGCTCCAGGCGTGACTTCACCGTAGCCTTATCGCCCCACATGACAGGCGGCAGAACTCCCGGAGGAGGTGGCACATGCTTTGTTGCGGTCCTGAACATCGCACCAGTAAAACCTTCGGGGTTCCAGTTGCCCATTGCCAACAGGCCACCAGGTTTCAGAACACGTGCCGATTCTAAGGCAACCAGCTCAGGCCGCGGAGCGAACATCGATCCGAACATCGTGGTCACCGCATCGAAGCTGGCGTCGGGATAGGGAAGCGCCTCGGCATCGCCTTCATCGAAGGCAATCGTCAGGTCTTCCGCGGCCGCACGTTCACGGGCCTGCTCTAGCAAATTGGTCGCGATATCAACGCCGGTAACCATACATCCGCGGCGCGCCAGGGGAATAGCCGTGTTGCCGGTGCCGCAGGCAACGTCAAGTACCTTACTGCCGGCAGGGATCGCGAGCCGGGAGATAAAGTCCTCTGCGCCGCCGGAAATGGTTTTGGCAACAAGACCAAAATCCCCGGCCATCCAGGTAGAGCGCATGGAAGCTTTGATTTGTTCAATGCTTGGGGCTGACATTGGTCACCTCGTACACGACATTGGGGCCGGCGAACTGGACGCAGCATTCCGGGAACAAGTTTCATGCAAGACGGAACGCCGGGTCGCAGCAGGGATGCTACCAGAAGAGAGAGGGAGGAGTCTCACATACAGAACCGCTATCGCGCGGTTACTCGGCCCTCGATGCTGAGGGAATCACGCCAACTCTAATTTCTTAGATTTATGGCGGGGACGACGGGGCTCGAACCCGCGACCTCTGCCGTGACAGGGCAGCGCTCTAACCAACTGAGCTACGTCCCCAGCTTGCTTCTACTGCAAGTTGGATGGGATTCAGACTTGAGCATCATGCAGGCGCAGACAGCTCTCATCCTAGTGGCCGGCTCTGGACTGGACTCCCACAGGAGGAACCGCCATCAACCAACGACAAGATTGAGTGTAACAGAAGATGGGCGGCTTGTGTCTATCTGATGGCAAAGATTCGAGATGGCTGTGGAAAGAAGGAGATAGCAGGCACACTCACGCTGCCGGAGCTACGCTTCCGAGCCATGCCGAGAGCAGC
This genomic window from Terriglobus albidus contains:
- a CDS encoding class I SAM-dependent methyltransferase; amino-acid sequence: MRSTWMAGDFGLVAKTISGGAEDFISRLAIPAGSKVLDVACGTGNTAIPLARRGCMVTGVDIATNLLEQARERAAAEDLTIAFDEGDAEALPYPDASFDAVTTMFGSMFAPRPELVALESARVLKPGGLLAMGNWNPEGFTGAMFRTATKHVPPPPGVLPPVMWGDKATVKSRLEPYFTDIETELVPIDFDMRVSPAGAVDFFRNYFGPTKVAFSKLDGAGQEALYSDLVTLWSDANVAVESDIHTLVKNQYLKVIARKK